One Mya arenaria isolate MELC-2E11 chromosome 7, ASM2691426v1 genomic window carries:
- the LOC128239847 gene encoding uncharacterized protein LOC128239847, producing the protein MGKGRNGEGLAICGAACICCCFVGIGLALLGLGIAKIVMGAIHLHDCPLQDKVPIWLIVSGVAPIFFGGSARKEEEDGEASQSIACSVCGIIGLLFNLAWLICGSVWVYPTYGTVNKDDFVPCIGNVTTGCSQDCHKPTLTFAFAMVTVDWIFFALWLTIIMCSVRALCARYR; encoded by the exons ATGGGGAAAGGGAGGAATGGAGAAGGGCTGGCAATCTGTGGAGCAGCGT GTATCTGTTGCTGTTTCGTGGGTATCGGATTAGCCCTGCTTGGACTCGGGATCGCAAAGATAGTTATGG GAGCCATTCATCTTCATGACTGTCCCCTACAAGACAAGGTGCCCATCTGGCTGATCGTGAGCGGTGTGGCTCCGATCTTCTTTGGTGGCTCGGCGCGTAAAGAAGAGGAGGACGGCGAAGCGAGTCAGAGTATCGCGTGTAGCGTCTGCGGGATCATAGGGCTGCTCTTTAACCTCGCCTGGCTCATTTGCG GATCAGTGTGGGTGTATCCAACATACGGAACGGTAAACAAAGACGACTTTGTGCCCTGTATTGGCAACGTTACGACTGGCTGCTCTCAAGACTGCCATAAGCCGACCTTGACCTTCGCCTTTGCCATGGTGACAGTCGACTGGATTTTCTTCGCACTCTGGCTAACTATCATAATGTGCTCTGTGCGAGCACTTTGCGCTCGGTACCGTTAA